The following coding sequences are from one Triticum dicoccoides isolate Atlit2015 ecotype Zavitan chromosome 4A, WEW_v2.0, whole genome shotgun sequence window:
- the LOC119285332 gene encoding uncharacterized protein LOC119285332 isoform X1 yields MKRSGRLVKNENIDSIQDSSMMPHNLIHTPRNKNDKFCSGSSQFKFRGAFSSRLVTLDTIDIFTTNEWFSRPTVFFRCSGDNQTYLPDVKEANLIYTFKGGESWQPLTELPEKKCKRCGLYEQDMFRNDVFDEWELCSSDFKDGKYTHFKEGQFNATFLCPNCTVSVGDAAAHHSSSEVEAKKTSVAVTIIVSVLASVIVVLALFGAYKYWLKKKRERDQLRFLKLFEEGDDMDDELGLSNEL; encoded by the exons ATGAAAAGGTCTGGACGTCTGGTGAAAAATGAGAACATCGATTCGATACAAGATTCATCTATGATGCCACACAATTTGATCCACACGCCGAGAAACAAGAATGACAAATTCTGCTCTGGTAGTAGCCAATTCAAATTCAGAG GGGCTTTTTCTTCGAGGCTTGTCACACTTGATACCATTGATATATTTACCACTAATGAATGGTTCTCCAGACCAACTGTGTTTTTCCGCTGCAGTGGAGATAACCAGACATATTTGCCTGACGTGAAGGAGGCAAATTTGatatatacctttaagggtggagaaTCATGGCAG CCCTTAACGGAACTTCCAGAAAAGAAGTGCAAGCGATGTGGTTTGTACGAACAGGATATGTTTAGAAATGATGTGTTTGATGAATGGGAGCTGTGTTCTAGTGACTTCAAAGATGGCAAGTACACACACTTCAAGGAAGGGCAGTTCAATGCGACCTTCCTGTGCCCAAACTGTACTGTCTCTGTTG GTGATGCTGCAGCCCATCACTCTAGCTCAGAGGTGGAAGCCAAAAAGACATCTGTTGCTGTTACCATAATAGTAAGCGTTCTCGCTTCCGTTATCGTCGTCCTCGCCTTGTTCGGAGCCTACAAGTACTGGCTGAAAAAGAAGAGGGAGCGGGATCAGTTACGATTTCTCAAGCTCttcgaggagggagacgacatggacgacgagctGGGCCTGAGCAATGAACTCTAA
- the LOC119285332 gene encoding uncharacterized protein LOC119285332 isoform X3, with amino-acid sequence MSWRPPISPGRLLLVVQFVALCSIPGAFSSRLVTLDTIDIFTTNEWFSRPTVFFRCSGDNQTYLPDVKEANLIYTFKGGESWQPLTELPEKKCKRCGLYEQDMFRNDVFDEWELCSSDFKDGKYTHFKEGQFNATFLCPNCTVSVGDAAAHHSSSEVEAKKTSVAVTIIVSVLASVIVVLALFGAYKYWLKKKRERDQLRFLKLFEEGDDMDDELGLSNEL; translated from the exons ATGAGTTGGCGGCCGCCGATCTCGCCTGGCCGCCTCCTTCTCGTCGTCCAATTCGTCGCCCTCTGCTCGATTCCTG GGGCTTTTTCTTCGAGGCTTGTCACACTTGATACCATTGATATATTTACCACTAATGAATGGTTCTCCAGACCAACTGTGTTTTTCCGCTGCAGTGGAGATAACCAGACATATTTGCCTGACGTGAAGGAGGCAAATTTGatatatacctttaagggtggagaaTCATGGCAG CCCTTAACGGAACTTCCAGAAAAGAAGTGCAAGCGATGTGGTTTGTACGAACAGGATATGTTTAGAAATGATGTGTTTGATGAATGGGAGCTGTGTTCTAGTGACTTCAAAGATGGCAAGTACACACACTTCAAGGAAGGGCAGTTCAATGCGACCTTCCTGTGCCCAAACTGTACTGTCTCTGTTG GTGATGCTGCAGCCCATCACTCTAGCTCAGAGGTGGAAGCCAAAAAGACATCTGTTGCTGTTACCATAATAGTAAGCGTTCTCGCTTCCGTTATCGTCGTCCTCGCCTTGTTCGGAGCCTACAAGTACTGGCTGAAAAAGAAGAGGGAGCGGGATCAGTTACGATTTCTCAAGCTCttcgaggagggagacgacatggacgacgagctGGGCCTGAGCAATGAACTCTAA
- the LOC119285332 gene encoding uncharacterized protein LOC119285332 isoform X4 has translation MGVLYEEEGLGAFSSRLVTLDTIDIFTTNEWFSRPTVFFRCSGDNQTYLPDVKEANLIYTFKGGESWQPLTELPEKKCKRCGLYEQDMFRNDVFDEWELCSSDFKDGKYTHFKEGQFNATFLCPNCTVSVGDAAAHHSSSEVEAKKTSVAVTIIVSVLASVIVVLALFGAYKYWLKKKRERDQLRFLKLFEEGDDMDDELGLSNEL, from the exons ATGGGTGTGCTTTATGAGGAGGAAGGACTGG GGGCTTTTTCTTCGAGGCTTGTCACACTTGATACCATTGATATATTTACCACTAATGAATGGTTCTCCAGACCAACTGTGTTTTTCCGCTGCAGTGGAGATAACCAGACATATTTGCCTGACGTGAAGGAGGCAAATTTGatatatacctttaagggtggagaaTCATGGCAG CCCTTAACGGAACTTCCAGAAAAGAAGTGCAAGCGATGTGGTTTGTACGAACAGGATATGTTTAGAAATGATGTGTTTGATGAATGGGAGCTGTGTTCTAGTGACTTCAAAGATGGCAAGTACACACACTTCAAGGAAGGGCAGTTCAATGCGACCTTCCTGTGCCCAAACTGTACTGTCTCTGTTG GTGATGCTGCAGCCCATCACTCTAGCTCAGAGGTGGAAGCCAAAAAGACATCTGTTGCTGTTACCATAATAGTAAGCGTTCTCGCTTCCGTTATCGTCGTCCTCGCCTTGTTCGGAGCCTACAAGTACTGGCTGAAAAAGAAGAGGGAGCGGGATCAGTTACGATTTCTCAAGCTCttcgaggagggagacgacatggacgacgagctGGGCCTGAGCAATGAACTCTAA
- the LOC119285332 gene encoding uncharacterized protein LOC119285332 isoform X2 → MMPHNLIHTPRNKNDKFCSGSSQFKFRGAFSSRLVTLDTIDIFTTNEWFSRPTVFFRCSGDNQTYLPDVKEANLIYTFKGGESWQPLTELPEKKCKRCGLYEQDMFRNDVFDEWELCSSDFKDGKYTHFKEGQFNATFLCPNCTVSVGDAAAHHSSSEVEAKKTSVAVTIIVSVLASVIVVLALFGAYKYWLKKKRERDQLRFLKLFEEGDDMDDELGLSNEL, encoded by the exons ATGATGCCACACAATTTGATCCACACGCCGAGAAACAAGAATGACAAATTCTGCTCTGGTAGTAGCCAATTCAAATTCAGAG GGGCTTTTTCTTCGAGGCTTGTCACACTTGATACCATTGATATATTTACCACTAATGAATGGTTCTCCAGACCAACTGTGTTTTTCCGCTGCAGTGGAGATAACCAGACATATTTGCCTGACGTGAAGGAGGCAAATTTGatatatacctttaagggtggagaaTCATGGCAG CCCTTAACGGAACTTCCAGAAAAGAAGTGCAAGCGATGTGGTTTGTACGAACAGGATATGTTTAGAAATGATGTGTTTGATGAATGGGAGCTGTGTTCTAGTGACTTCAAAGATGGCAAGTACACACACTTCAAGGAAGGGCAGTTCAATGCGACCTTCCTGTGCCCAAACTGTACTGTCTCTGTTG GTGATGCTGCAGCCCATCACTCTAGCTCAGAGGTGGAAGCCAAAAAGACATCTGTTGCTGTTACCATAATAGTAAGCGTTCTCGCTTCCGTTATCGTCGTCCTCGCCTTGTTCGGAGCCTACAAGTACTGGCTGAAAAAGAAGAGGGAGCGGGATCAGTTACGATTTCTCAAGCTCttcgaggagggagacgacatggacgacgagctGGGCCTGAGCAATGAACTCTAA